In the genome of Tannockella kyphosi, one region contains:
- the dnaX gene encoding DNA polymerase III subunit gamma/tau encodes MTYKALYRSYRPQKFDDVVGQQHIVKTLQNAIRNDKISHAYLFSGPRGTGKTTIAKLLAKALLCQEENKPCGQCVDCNEIRDGQHPDVIEIDAASNNGVGEVRELIDKVKYAPIQGKYKVYIIDEVHMMTPEASNALLKTLEEPPKHAIFIFATTEIHKILSTIISRCQRFDFTKVEDVDIIQRLTYVLDSENRKYEKAALPLIAKLSDGGMRDALSVLEQCLAYQNELTEKSVLEVYGLLSMEQKINFLLKIFHKDMKEVLRLLEEMLASGIDIKRFTYDLIDILKDIVIYKNTNDVSILFVLNKQDVDMIVPYITVEETFMMIDQFLEACRQYTLSLDAKTYFELAVLKICNNVKQDTKEIVIDRKPIIEATPIIKKEVEIIKEEPTIIIEEPTILVEQVEIKEPEPTQKQQEVVIIDKKDILNILVQANKESLTLMKSKWSIIERYELNAITCKAAINLKTATPVAACKEAVIIMYDDKVMADIVNDNDEYKFYKELLLKIYNQPIECIALSKEEWQEVRNQYVQLRNENKLPEPKKIQENFGRKENVLEKSKLTKAQQKALDLFGEDIVDFEE; translated from the coding sequence ATGACATATAAAGCACTATACAGATCTTATCGACCACAAAAATTTGATGATGTGGTTGGACAACAACATATTGTAAAAACATTACAAAATGCAATACGAAATGATAAAATAAGCCATGCTTATTTATTTTCAGGTCCTCGTGGAACTGGAAAAACAACAATAGCGAAATTATTAGCAAAAGCATTATTATGCCAAGAAGAAAATAAACCATGTGGTCAATGTGTTGATTGTAATGAAATTAGAGATGGACAACATCCTGATGTTATTGAAATTGATGCAGCAAGTAATAATGGAGTAGGAGAAGTAAGAGAATTAATAGATAAAGTAAAATATGCGCCTATTCAAGGAAAATATAAAGTATATATAATAGATGAAGTTCATATGATGACACCAGAAGCTAGTAATGCTTTATTAAAAACATTAGAAGAACCACCAAAACATGCTATATTTATTTTTGCTACAACAGAAATACATAAAATATTATCAACCATTATCTCTAGATGTCAGCGTTTTGATTTTACAAAAGTAGAAGATGTAGATATTATTCAACGCTTAACTTATGTTTTAGATAGTGAAAATAGAAAATATGAAAAAGCAGCTCTACCTTTGATTGCAAAATTATCAGATGGTGGTATGCGTGATGCCCTAAGTGTCTTAGAACAATGTCTAGCATATCAAAATGAACTTACAGAAAAATCAGTATTAGAAGTTTATGGATTATTATCGATGGAACAAAAAATTAATTTCTTATTAAAAATATTCCATAAAGATATGAAAGAAGTATTAAGACTTTTAGAAGAAATGTTAGCTAGTGGTATTGATATTAAGAGATTTACCTATGATTTAATAGATATATTAAAAGATATTGTTATTTATAAAAATACAAATGATGTATCTATATTATTTGTTTTAAATAAACAAGATGTTGATATGATTGTTCCTTATATAACAGTAGAAGAAACATTTATGATGATTGATCAATTCTTAGAAGCTTGTAGGCAATATACATTATCATTAGATGCAAAGACATATTTTGAATTAGCAGTATTAAAAATATGTAATAATGTAAAACAAGATACGAAAGAAATAGTGATTGATAGAAAACCAATAATAGAAGCTACACCAATTATTAAAAAAGAAGTAGAAATAATAAAAGAAGAACCAACAATTATTATTGAAGAACCTACTATCCTTGTTGAACAAGTTGAAATAAAAGAACCAGAACCAACACAAAAACAACAAGAAGTAGTAATTATTGATAAAAAAGATATATTAAATATATTAGTACAAGCAAATAAAGAATCATTAACTTTAATGAAAAGTAAATGGTCTATTATAGAAAGATATGAATTAAACGCTATTACATGCAAAGCTGCAATAAACCTAAAAACAGCAACACCAGTTGCTGCATGTAAAGAAGCAGTAATTATTATGTATGATGATAAAGTAATGGCAGATATAGTAAATGATAATGATGAATATAAATTTTATAAAGAGTTATTATTAAAAATATATAACCAACCAATTGAATGTATTGCTTTATCAAAAGAAGAATGGCAAGAAGTACGAAATCAATATGTCCAACTTAGAAATGAAAACAAACTACCAGAACCTAAAAAAATACAAGAAAACTTTGGTAGAAAAGAAAATGTATTAGAAAAATCAAAACTAACAAAAGCACAACAAAAAGCTTTGGATCTTTTTGGTGAAGATATTGTTGATTTTGAAGAATAG
- a CDS encoding sporulation peptidase YabG has translation MKIGDIVCRKKYGKDICFEIEAIQEDIYYLRGIEYRLIADSTLEDLELSEFNPQDNDIEIEQNPQIKGTVLHIDGDNRYLELCLNKYKEFRVHAYGYHIPENQVKDRILELLKKHKPDLLVITGHDALKKSGNRKDSSSYLHSLDYVEAIKVARSYEGNKDHLIIFAGACQSYYELLLASGANFASSPDRKNIHALDPVYVVSQIAGASVTNYVDLEKIVAKTSKKHQGIGGIDTRGVARKIYPISR, from the coding sequence ATGAAAATAGGAGATATTGTTTGCCGTAAGAAATACGGCAAAGATATATGTTTTGAAATAGAAGCAATCCAGGAAGATATTTACTATTTAAGAGGGATAGAATATCGATTAATAGCAGATAGTACATTAGAAGATTTAGAATTAAGTGAATTTAATCCACAAGATAACGATATTGAAATTGAACAAAACCCTCAAATCAAAGGAACTGTCTTACACATTGACGGAGACAATCGATACTTAGAATTATGTTTAAATAAGTATAAAGAATTTAGAGTACATGCTTATGGTTACCATATTCCTGAAAATCAAGTAAAAGATAGAATATTAGAATTATTAAAAAAACACAAACCAGATTTATTAGTAATTACAGGGCATGATGCCCTAAAGAAAAGTGGAAATAGAAAAGATAGTAGTAGCTATTTGCATTCCTTGGATTACGTAGAAGCAATTAAGGTAGCAAGATCATATGAAGGAAATAAAGATCATTTAATTATTTTTGCAGGAGCATGTCAGTCTTACTACGAATTATTGCTAGCAAGTGGAGCAAACTTTGCATCCAGTCCAGACAGAAAAAACATTCATGCATTAGATCCGGTCTATGTAGTAAGCCAAATCGCAGGAGCTAGTGTTACAAACTATGTAGACTTAGAAAAAATTGTTGCAAAGACATCAAAGAAACATCAAGGTATCGGAGGTATTGATACAAGGGGTGTTGCAAGAAAAATTTATCCAATAAGTAGGTGA
- a CDS encoding methylglyoxal synthase, translating to MNVALIAHDNKKAEMIDFVTEYYDILKEYSLFTTGTTGKRIMECTDLEVTRMLSGPYGGDQQIGNLIAIGKMDMVIFFRDPLTAQPHEPDISALMRLCDVHQVPLASCKSAAILYMKALGTKE from the coding sequence ATGAATGTAGCATTAATAGCACACGATAACAAAAAAGCAGAAATGATTGATTTTGTAACTGAGTATTACGATATTTTAAAAGAGTACTCTTTGTTTACGACAGGAACAACAGGAAAAAGAATTATGGAGTGTACAGATTTAGAAGTAACTAGAATGTTATCTGGTCCTTATGGTGGAGACCAACAAATTGGGAATCTTATTGCAATTGGTAAAATGGATATGGTAATATTCTTCCGTGATCCACTAACAGCACAACCACATGAACCTGATATTAGTGCATTAATGAGACTTTGTGATGTGCATCAAGTCCCACTTGCATCATGTAAATCAGCAGCAATATTATATATGAAAGCATTAGGAACTAAAGAATAG
- a CDS encoding tRNA1(Val) (adenine(37)-N6)-methyltransferase — protein MEKEVTNYLLAHNDMQIIQRKDMFNFSLDTVLLANFCTLNKDIKSIVDFGTNNAAIPLLLSRKTTKNIIAIEIQEEAVELANKNIALNNLEQQIQIIHSDIYDYVKDAKKTQLVVCNPPFFKVDEKSNLNENTYLQIARHEIKIDLEGIIASAARILDNKGRFAMVHRPDRLIDIFNIMQKYDIEPKRVRFVYPKVGKESHVLLIEGMYKGKKGLKIEAPLYAHNDDGSYSNEVRKMFGEKIDE, from the coding sequence ATGGAAAAGGAAGTAACTAATTATTTGTTAGCTCATAATGATATGCAAATTATCCAAAGGAAAGATATGTTTAACTTTTCTTTGGATACTGTTTTATTAGCTAACTTTTGTACATTAAATAAAGATATAAAAAGTATTGTTGATTTTGGAACAAACAATGCAGCAATACCACTACTATTATCTAGAAAAACAACAAAAAATATTATTGCAATAGAAATACAAGAAGAAGCAGTAGAACTTGCAAACAAAAATATTGCATTAAACAATCTTGAACAACAAATACAAATCATCCATAGTGATATTTATGATTATGTAAAAGATGCAAAAAAGACACAACTAGTTGTTTGTAATCCACCATTTTTTAAAGTGGATGAAAAAAGCAACCTAAATGAAAATACCTACTTACAAATAGCACGACATGAAATAAAAATAGATTTAGAAGGAATCATTGCAAGTGCTGCTAGAATACTAGATAACAAAGGAAGGTTTGCGATGGTACATCGCCCAGATAGATTAATTGATATTTTCAATATCATGCAAAAATATGATATTGAACCAAAAAGAGTTCGCTTTGTTTATCCAAAAGTAGGAAAAGAATCACACGTATTATTAATAGAAGGTATGTATAAAGGAAAAAAAGGACTTAAAATAGAAGCTCCTTTATATGCCCATAATGATGATGGAAGTTATAGTAATGAAGTTAGAAAAATGTTTGGAGAAAAGATCGATGAATAG
- the ispE gene encoding 4-(cytidine 5'-diphospho)-2-C-methyl-D-erythritol kinase — protein MKIRAYAKVNLALDVVRKREDGYHDLEMIMAPIELHDLLYVDKIQEGIIVESSNPTIPTDQRNIAYQVASLMIERYQINGGVKIFIYKHIPSQAGLAGGSADGAAVIKAINYLYHLGLSYRDMAELGKEVGADIPFCIYERLALVKGIGEKLNFIQNNFEAYLLLVKPKKGVSTKKAFETLNIEKAIHHDCMTMKKALEEDNYPVVVSQLQNTLELPSIGMVPEIEEIKKEIIELGFDGALMSGSGSCVFGITRDEQILETGLKHFKNKYYFVRKTKLLQKEK, from the coding sequence ATGAAGATTAGAGCTTATGCAAAAGTAAATTTAGCGTTAGATGTAGTGAGAAAAAGAGAGGATGGTTATCATGATTTAGAAATGATAATGGCTCCTATTGAACTACATGACTTGTTGTATGTCGATAAAATACAAGAAGGTATCATTGTTGAATCTAGTAATCCAACAATACCAACAGATCAAAGGAATATTGCTTATCAAGTGGCTAGTTTGATGATAGAGAGATATCAAATAAATGGTGGTGTTAAAATTTTTATCTATAAACATATACCTAGTCAAGCTGGTTTAGCAGGTGGTAGTGCAGATGGTGCAGCAGTTATCAAAGCGATTAATTATTTGTATCATTTAGGACTTAGTTATCGTGATATGGCAGAGCTGGGAAAAGAAGTAGGTGCAGATATTCCATTTTGTATTTATGAAAGATTAGCTCTAGTAAAGGGGATTGGAGAGAAGTTAAATTTTATCCAAAATAACTTTGAAGCATACTTATTATTAGTGAAACCTAAAAAAGGGGTATCAACTAAAAAAGCTTTTGAAACATTAAATATAGAAAAAGCAATTCATCATGATTGTATGACAATGAAAAAAGCATTAGAAGAAGATAATTATCCTGTGGTTGTTAGTCAACTACAGAACACATTAGAACTACCTTCGATAGGGATGGTTCCAGAAATAGAAGAAATAAAAAAGGAAATAATCGAGCTAGGATTCGATGGTGCATTGATGTCTGGAAGCGGTTCCTGTGTGTTTGGTATTACTAGAGATGAACAAATATTAGAGACAGGATTAAAACATTTTAAAAACAAATATTATTTTGTAAGAAAAACAAAGCTCTTACAAAAGGAAAAGTAA
- a CDS encoding YggS family pyridoxal phosphate-dependent enzyme: MIVNKIKVEQLIKDVSPVQLVAATKYVGVEELYELEKAGICCFGENRVQALLEKYDQYQGSVPFCMIGTLQKNKVKYIIDKVCMIQSIDSLSLLEVVNKEAKKKELIMPVLIQVNIAKEESKHGFNQEELKELFDQLIEYPNVVVKGFMMMAPNQENVKHYFDQTKALLNKYQLLYPAIPLKELSMGMSQDYQEAIEAGATIIRLGSVLFNEEEEK, from the coding sequence ATGATTGTAAATAAAATAAAAGTAGAACAACTCATAAAAGATGTTTCACCAGTTCAATTAGTAGCAGCGACTAAGTATGTAGGAGTAGAGGAGTTGTATGAACTTGAAAAAGCAGGGATTTGTTGCTTTGGAGAAAATAGAGTACAAGCTTTATTGGAAAAGTATGATCAGTATCAAGGTAGTGTTCCTTTTTGTATGATTGGAACCTTACAAAAAAACAAAGTAAAATACATTATTGATAAAGTATGTATGATTCAATCAATCGATAGTTTATCTTTATTGGAAGTGGTAAATAAAGAAGCAAAGAAAAAAGAACTTATCATGCCTGTTTTAATTCAAGTGAATATTGCAAAAGAGGAAAGTAAGCATGGTTTTAATCAAGAAGAGTTAAAGGAATTATTTGATCAATTGATAGAATATCCAAATGTTGTGGTAAAAGGTTTTATGATGATGGCTCCAAATCAAGAGAATGTAAAACATTATTTTGACCAAACAAAAGCATTATTAAATAAATATCAGTTATTATATCCAGCTATTCCATTAAAAGAATTATCAATGGGGATGTCTCAAGATTACCAAGAGGCAATCGAAGCAGGAGCAACAATAATAAGATTAGGAAGCGTACTATTTAATGAGGAGGAAGAAAAATGA
- the tmk gene encoding dTMP kinase: MQGIFITLEGPDGSGKTTVIQLLEERLKNQGRNVVVTREPGGIDIAEQIRRVILDPKNTAMEPRTEALLYAASRRQHLIEKVKPAIEQGAIVLCDRFVDSSLVYQGVGRKIGIEEVYDMNMFAIEGIFPTKTIFFDIPYEVGLQRIDKSDRIVDRLDMESNDFHHLVYQGYMTICDKYSDRIEKIDASKSIEEVCQQAMDIIEKYL, translated from the coding sequence ATGCAAGGAATATTTATTACATTAGAAGGACCTGATGGTAGTGGAAAAACGACAGTTATTCAATTACTAGAAGAAAGATTAAAAAACCAGGGTAGAAACGTAGTTGTTACTAGAGAACCTGGTGGTATAGATATCGCAGAACAAATAAGAAGGGTTATTCTAGATCCTAAAAATACTGCCATGGAACCAAGAACAGAAGCATTATTATATGCTGCAAGTAGAAGACAACATTTAATAGAAAAAGTAAAGCCAGCGATTGAACAGGGTGCAATTGTTTTATGTGATAGATTTGTAGATAGTTCTTTAGTATATCAAGGAGTAGGACGTAAAATAGGAATAGAAGAAGTATATGATATGAATATGTTTGCTATTGAAGGAATCTTTCCAACAAAAACAATTTTCTTTGATATACCTTATGAAGTAGGATTACAACGTATTGACAAAAGTGATCGTATTGTAGATCGATTAGATATGGAATCAAATGATTTTCATCATTTAGTGTACCAAGGTTATATGACTATTTGTGACAAATATAGCGATCGTATTGAAAAAATTGATGCAAGTAAATCAATAGAAGAAGTATGCCAACAGGCAATGGATATTATTGAGAAATATTTATGA
- a CDS encoding nucleoside deaminase, with translation MEQDEKYMLEAYKQAKKALKQDDVPVGAIIVKNNKIIARAYNQREYKQSVTAHAEVLAIQKACKKLNTWRLDDCILYSTMEPCIMCSGVIIQSRISKVVYGAHDTRWASLNKISSLEESLNHMPIIVGGILEESCSKLVKEYFKQKR, from the coding sequence ATGGAACAAGATGAAAAATATATGTTAGAAGCATATAAACAAGCAAAAAAAGCATTAAAACAAGATGATGTTCCAGTTGGAGCTATTATTGTAAAAAACAATAAAATAATAGCACGAGCATATAATCAAAGAGAATATAAACAAAGTGTTACTGCACATGCAGAAGTACTAGCAATACAAAAAGCATGTAAAAAATTAAATACATGGAGATTAGATGATTGTATTCTTTATTCAACAATGGAACCATGTATTATGTGTTCTGGTGTTATTATCCAAAGTAGAATATCAAAAGTAGTATATGGAGCTCATGATACAAGATGGGCATCTCTAAATAAAATAAGTAGCCTAGAAGAAAGCTTAAATCATATGCCAATTATTGTAGGAGGTATTTTAGAAGAAAGTTGTTCTAAATTAGTAAAAGAATATTTTAAACAAAAAAGGTAG
- the recR gene encoding recombination mediator RecR → MNYPESFENLVNCFKRLPGIGTKSAERMAYQILEMDSKYVQEFGDVLKTFQDSIQYCKKCGHLCQGDYCDICLDNSRDTKTICVVESPKDVYAMEKIKEYKGVYHVMHGTMSLLDGRTLEDLNILTLFDRIDETTKEVIIATNPTREGETTALYLAKLLVAKNIPTSRIANGLPIGSNIDYADELTLLRSLEGRNKL, encoded by the coding sequence ATGAATTATCCAGAATCGTTTGAAAATTTAGTAAACTGTTTTAAAAGACTTCCAGGAATTGGAACCAAGAGTGCAGAGCGTATGGCATATCAAATATTAGAAATGGATTCTAAATATGTCCAAGAATTTGGTGATGTTTTAAAAACATTTCAAGATAGTATTCAGTACTGTAAAAAATGTGGCCATTTATGCCAAGGAGATTATTGTGATATTTGTTTAGATAATTCTAGAGATACAAAAACAATATGTGTTGTAGAAAGTCCAAAAGATGTATATGCAATGGAAAAAATAAAAGAATATAAAGGAGTCTATCATGTTATGCATGGAACAATGTCTTTATTAGATGGACGTACTTTAGAAGATTTAAATATTTTAACTCTATTTGATCGTATTGATGAAACAACAAAAGAGGTTATTATTGCTACCAATCCAACAAGAGAGGGAGAAACAACAGCATTGTATCTTGCAAAGTTATTAGTTGCAAAAAATATACCAACAAGTCGTATTGCTAATGGATTACCAATAGGTAGTAATATAGATTATGCTGATGAATTAACATTACTTCGTTCTTTAGAAGGAAGAAATAAACTCTAA
- the rsmI gene encoding 16S rRNA (cytidine(1402)-2'-O)-methyltransferase → MNRQKSFHNDKATLYLVATPIGNLEEITYRAINVLKEVDFIAAEDTRNTVKLLNHFEIQTKMTSHHEHNLGQSIPKVIGLLKEGHDIALVSDAGYPAISDPGYELVKEAIKEEFNVVPVSGANACLNALVVSGIAPQPFVFYGFLNHLDKKKKKEIDALKNHTETIVFYESPHRIKKTLTLLQSILGNRSIALCREITKKHEEVIRGTIEEVLSVVDELRGEMVIVVEGCKDVEVEDTFDISIEEHIQQYIEKGMTPKSAIKEVAVLRNLSKNEVYDIYLKSK, encoded by the coding sequence ATGAATAGACAAAAAAGTTTTCATAATGATAAAGCTACTTTGTATTTAGTAGCTACCCCTATTGGTAATCTAGAAGAAATAACTTATCGTGCAATCAATGTTTTAAAAGAAGTAGATTTTATTGCAGCAGAAGATACACGTAATACAGTTAAATTATTAAATCATTTCGAAATACAAACAAAAATGACTTCTCACCATGAACATAATTTAGGACAATCAATTCCTAAAGTAATCGGATTATTAAAAGAAGGACATGATATTGCGCTAGTTAGTGATGCAGGATATCCCGCAATATCTGATCCAGGATATGAACTAGTGAAAGAAGCAATTAAAGAAGAATTTAATGTTGTTCCTGTTAGTGGAGCAAATGCATGTTTAAATGCTTTAGTTGTTTCAGGTATAGCACCACAACCTTTTGTATTTTATGGTTTTTTAAATCATTTAGATAAAAAGAAAAAGAAAGAAATTGATGCACTTAAAAATCATACAGAAACGATTGTATTTTATGAATCACCACACCGAATCAAAAAGACACTTACTTTATTACAAAGTATTTTAGGAAATCGTTCTATTGCTCTATGTAGAGAAATTACTAAGAAGCATGAAGAAGTGATTAGAGGAACAATAGAAGAAGTATTGTCTGTAGTGGATGAATTAAGAGGTGAAATGGTAATTGTAGTAGAAGGGTGTAAGGATGTAGAAGTAGAGGACACTTTTGATATTTCTATTGAAGAACATATTCAACAATATATTGAAAAAGGAATGACTCCTAAGTCTGCTATTAAAGAAGTTGCAGTATTAAGAAATTTAAGCAAAAATGAAGTATATGATATTTATCTCAAAAGCAAGTAA
- the rnmV gene encoding ribonuclease M5, giving the protein MKEIKEVIVVEGKTDTAVLQQLFHVKTIETQGLQLSDKTLELIVSTSKVKDIIVLTDPDYPGKKIRQQIQDAVPTCKHAFVERKDAIGKKKLGIAEARKEAIIEALENVVQFDSSKESITWKEFLSLDIIGNTKRRESVYQTFNLGQGNVKTLFKRLNMVGITKEDIVNQVGE; this is encoded by the coding sequence ATGAAAGAGATTAAAGAAGTAATTGTAGTAGAAGGTAAAACAGATACTGCTGTGTTACAACAATTGTTTCACGTGAAAACAATTGAAACACAAGGACTACAATTAAGTGATAAAACATTAGAATTAATAGTATCTACAAGTAAAGTAAAAGATATCATTGTTTTAACTGATCCTGATTATCCAGGAAAGAAAATAAGACAACAAATCCAAGATGCTGTTCCAACATGCAAACATGCTTTTGTAGAAAGAAAAGATGCGATAGGAAAAAAGAAGCTAGGAATAGCAGAAGCTAGAAAAGAAGCAATTATCGAAGCATTGGAAAATGTAGTTCAATTTGATAGTAGTAAAGAAAGTATTACATGGAAAGAGTTTCTATCTTTGGATATTATCGGTAATACAAAAAGAAGAGAATCAGTTTATCAAACATTTAACCTAGGGCAAGGAAATGTAAAAACATTATTTAAAAGATTAAATATGGTAGGTATCACAAAAGAAGATATTGTAAACCAAGTAGGAGAATAA
- a CDS encoding PSP1 domain-containing protein: MENKLASVRFKSAGKSYYFSTSIELEKGDKVVVETARGVELGEISKELASLEDFNLETELKKISRKATEGDIQKFKKNEEEATDALKLCKTIVKKHKVDMQLTNCEFTLDKAKVIFMYTSLDRVDFRELLKELATVFRCRIELRQIGPRDKAKIVGGLGVCGMPICCSSMMGEFNGVSINMAKNQMLAINIEKISGMCGRLMCCLKFEDEIYSIEKKRFPKPGERIIYDKKEVKVLGLNIVNDLVKIDNQGAIIFVPLNEIKRKKANKDGKGSN; the protein is encoded by the coding sequence ATGGAAAATAAATTAGCAAGTGTACGTTTTAAGAGTGCAGGAAAATCATATTACTTTTCAACAAGTATCGAACTTGAAAAAGGGGACAAGGTTGTAGTAGAAACAGCTAGAGGAGTAGAACTAGGAGAAATATCAAAAGAGTTAGCTAGTTTAGAGGATTTCAATTTAGAAACAGAATTGAAAAAAATTTCTAGGAAAGCAACAGAAGGAGATATTCAAAAATTCAAAAAAAATGAAGAAGAGGCAACGGATGCTTTAAAGCTATGTAAAACCATTGTTAAGAAACATAAAGTTGATATGCAACTAACAAACTGCGAATTTACATTAGATAAAGCAAAAGTTATCTTTATGTATACTTCTTTAGATAGAGTGGACTTTCGAGAATTATTAAAAGAACTTGCAACAGTATTCCGTTGTCGTATTGAATTACGTCAAATAGGACCAAGAGATAAAGCTAAAATAGTAGGTGGATTAGGTGTTTGTGGAATGCCAATATGTTGTTCATCTATGATGGGCGAGTTTAATGGAGTATCTATTAATATGGCTAAGAATCAAATGCTAGCAATTAATATTGAAAAGATATCTGGTATGTGTGGAAGATTAATGTGTTGTTTGAAGTTTGAAGATGAAATTTATAGTATTGAAAAGAAACGTTTCCCTAAACCAGGGGAAAGAATTATTTATGATAAAAAAGAAGTAAAAGTATTAGGATTAAATATTGTGAATGATCTAGTAAAGATTGATAACCAAGGGGCAATTATATTTGTACCTTTAAATGAAATAAAAAGGAAGAAAGCAAACAAAGATGGAAAAGGAAGTAACTAA
- the rsmA gene encoding 16S rRNA (adenine(1518)-N(6)/adenine(1519)-N(6))-dimethyltransferase RsmA — protein sequence MKDIATASTTTYILEKYKLQAMKKYGQNFLIDSNIVEKIVASGNVDKETCVIEIGPGIGALTQILARNAGQVISYEIDQRFQPVYEEFFIDQNIEIRFQDFLEEDIEKVVSELKQQYKRVCVVANLPYYITTKIIEKILTSSSNVDCMVVMIQKEVAEKFTSKYKSPLTIMMEDIGTCTYEFTVSKNVFIPSPRVDSAVMKIEVEKAIDLELYQVLQTSFVQRRKTIYNNLKTNYTNAEVILENSGIEKTKRSEELSLEDFKRITKNCI from the coding sequence ATGAAAGATATTGCAACAGCATCAACAACTACATATATATTAGAAAAGTATAAACTTCAAGCAATGAAGAAGTACGGACAGAACTTCTTAATTGATAGCAATATAGTAGAGAAAATAGTAGCTAGTGGAAATGTTGATAAAGAAACATGTGTTATTGAAATAGGTCCAGGAATTGGTGCTTTAACGCAAATATTAGCTCGTAATGCAGGACAAGTGATAAGTTATGAAATTGATCAACGTTTTCAACCAGTCTATGAAGAATTTTTTATAGACCAAAATATAGAAATACGTTTTCAAGATTTTTTAGAAGAAGATATAGAGAAAGTAGTAAGTGAACTAAAACAACAATATAAAAGAGTATGTGTTGTTGCAAATCTTCCTTATTATATAACTACTAAAATTATTGAGAAGATACTTACTAGTTCTAGTAATGTCGATTGTATGGTAGTAATGATTCAAAAAGAAGTAGCTGAAAAGTTTACTAGCAAATATAAAAGTCCATTAACTATTATGATGGAAGATATTGGAACATGTACTTATGAGTTTACAGTTAGTAAAAATGTCTTTATCCCTAGTCCAAGAGTAGATTCAGCAGTAATGAAAATAGAAGTTGAAAAAGCAATTGACTTAGAACTATATCAAGTATTACAAACTTCTTTTGTACAAAGAAGAAAAACAATTTATAATAACTTAAAAACAAACTATACAAATGCGGAAGTTATTTTAGAAAATAGTGGGATAGAAAAAACAAAAAGAAGTGAAGAATTAAGTTTAGAAGATTTTAAAAGAATCACCAAAAATTGTATTTAA
- a CDS encoding ECF transporter S component, producing the protein MNNKTLKIAMVGLLAALSYIAFTFFQVKVTVAGGTTSFHLGNTFALLGALLVGGVPGGIAASIGMGIGDILDPIYITVAPKTIILKLFIGIVCGFFAHRIIKIKTKEGKNLTMGVVASCTMGMLFNIICEPIFSYFYTSFILGLPEKAAATLAGMNLVTTSVNAVLSIILATIFYLALHKKLSNSGMIEKLLK; encoded by the coding sequence ATGAATAACAAAACACTAAAGATTGCAATGGTTGGTTTACTTGCTGCATTATCTTACATTGCTTTCACTTTTTTCCAAGTTAAGGTTACTGTTGCTGGGGGAACAACATCTTTTCATTTAGGTAACACATTTGCATTATTAGGAGCTTTACTTGTTGGAGGGGTACCTGGGGGAATTGCCGCATCCATTGGAATGGGAATTGGAGATATATTAGATCCTATCTATATTACTGTAGCACCTAAAACTATTATTTTAAAATTATTTATTGGGATTGTTTGTGGGTTTTTCGCACATCGCATTATTAAAATCAAAACCAAAGAAGGTAAGAATTTAACAATGGGGGTTGTTGCTTCTTGTACTATGGGGATGTTATTTAATATTATTTGTGAACCCATCTTCTCTTATTTTTATACAAGCTTTATTTTAGGGCTTCCTGAAAAAGCTGCTGCTACTCTAGCTGGTATGAACCTTGTTACAACTAGCGTAAATGCTGTTTTATCTATTATACTAGCAACCATATTTTATCTAGCATTACACAAGAAACTAAGTAATTCTGGTATGATTGAAAAATTATTAAAATAG